One genomic window of Ignavibacteriota bacterium includes the following:
- a CDS encoding ketoacyl-ACP synthase III, protein MSATITSIAHYLPDDVFKNDFFEKYLETTHDWIMARTGIAERRFLKEGGTSDLIVPAAKECIEKRGIDKNEIDCILVATVTPDHNFPSTAAVVQNKLGIKNCWGFDISAACSGFVFALATAASLVESGAAKKVLLCGGDKMSSIVNFNDRAQAVLFGDGAGVCIIEKSDNPEYGILDKLLFIDGNGGQYLHQKAGGSVKPASHETVDNEEHYIYQDGQAVFKAAVVGMADVSTDIMKRNNLTSDDVTWLVPHQANLRIISATANRMGINPEQVMINIDKYGNTTAGTIPICISEWLQNGKIKDGDNLILSSFGAGFTWGSIYLKWHTNGVM, encoded by the coding sequence ATGTCAGCAACTATTACATCTATAGCTCATTATCTTCCGGATGATGTTTTTAAAAATGATTTCTTTGAAAAATATCTAGAAACAACACATGACTGGATAATGGCTCGCACCGGAATTGCAGAAAGGAGATTTCTGAAAGAAGGTGGTACATCAGATTTAATTGTACCTGCCGCTAAAGAATGTATCGAAAAACGTGGCATTGACAAAAACGAGATTGACTGTATATTAGTGGCAACAGTAACACCTGACCACAATTTCCCATCAACAGCTGCTGTTGTCCAAAATAAACTCGGTATAAAAAATTGCTGGGGTTTTGATATATCAGCAGCGTGCTCAGGATTTGTATTTGCTTTAGCTACAGCCGCTTCGCTTGTTGAATCCGGCGCCGCAAAGAAAGTGCTTTTGTGTGGTGGTGATAAAATGAGCTCGATTGTAAATTTCAACGACAGAGCTCAGGCTGTATTATTTGGTGATGGTGCAGGTGTTTGCATTATAGAAAAGTCTGATAATCCTGAATATGGAATTTTAGACAAGCTATTATTTATTGATGGTAACGGTGGTCAGTATCTTCATCAAAAAGCAGGTGGCAGTGTCAAACCGGCAAGCCACGAAACTGTCGATAATGAGGAACATTATATTTATCAGGATGGACAAGCTGTTTTCAAAGCGGCTGTTGTCGGCATGGCTGACGTTTCGACTGATATCATGAAACGAAACAATCTGACTTCCGATGATGTAACATGGCTTGTTCCACATCAGGCAAATCTTAGAATTATTTCGGCTACGGCAAACCGTATGGGTATTAATCCTGAACAAGTGATGATTAATATTGACAAATATGGCAATACTACCGCAGGAACTATTCCGATATGTATTTCTGAATGGCTGCAAAACGGCAAAATCAAAGATGGTGACAATTTGATTCTTTCCAGCTTTGGAGCTGGATTTACATGGGGCTCAATTTATTTGAAATGGCATACAAATGGAGTGATGTAA
- the fabD gene encoding ACP S-malonyltransferase, with the protein MKNSLLFSGQGSQYVGMMNSLYENFDKAKQIINSADEILGYKLSEICFNGPIEVLKETRYTQPAIFLHSAVLFELLKSKVEFSAVAGHSVGEYAALYAAGVLSFEDALKLVSKRGNLMFSAGEDLPGTMFAVINLADDKLEALCNELSESGKPNVIVPANYNSPGQIVISGSRDYLRENAQKFKEAGARMVTELVVSGAFHSPLMEPAKKELEKAIENINFSDAKVPVYSNVYAKPLNKGDELKPALINQLTSPVKWAQTLIQMKEDGISSFLEFGPGSVLQGLVKRTLSDVEISGADKFEDLQKF; encoded by the coding sequence ATGAAAAATTCGTTGCTGTTCTCTGGTCAGGGCTCTCAGTATGTTGGAATGATGAATTCTTTATACGAGAATTTTGATAAAGCAAAACAAATTATTAACTCTGCAGATGAAATTTTAGGCTATAAATTAAGTGAAATTTGTTTCAATGGTCCTATTGAAGTACTTAAAGAAACACGTTATACTCAGCCTGCGATATTCCTTCATTCAGCAGTTTTATTTGAATTATTAAAAAGCAAAGTTGAGTTTTCGGCAGTTGCAGGTCACTCAGTTGGTGAATATGCTGCTCTCTATGCTGCAGGTGTACTTAGTTTTGAAGATGCTCTCAAATTAGTCAGCAAAAGAGGCAATCTTATGTTTAGTGCCGGCGAAGACCTGCCCGGAACTATGTTTGCTGTAATTAATCTTGCTGACGATAAACTTGAGGCACTTTGCAATGAACTTTCCGAATCCGGCAAGCCAAACGTAATCGTACCTGCAAATTATAATTCACCCGGTCAGATAGTAATTTCAGGCTCACGTGATTATTTAAGAGAAAATGCTCAAAAATTCAAAGAAGCCGGTGCACGTATGGTAACAGAACTAGTTGTAAGCGGGGCATTTCATTCACCACTTATGGAACCGGCTAAAAAAGAACTCGAAAAAGCTATTGAAAATATAAATTTCAGCGATGCTAAAGTTCCTGTTTACTCAAATGTTTATGCTAAACCACTTAATAAGGGTGATGAACTCAAACCTGCTTTAATTAATCAGCTGACATCACCTGTTAAATGGGCGCAGACTCTCATTCAAATGAAAGAAGACGGAATTTCGTCATTTTTAGAATTTGGTCCCGGTTCAGTTTTACAAGGACTTGTTAAACGAACTTTAAGCGATGTGGAAATTTCGGGTGCAGATAAATTTGAAGATTTGCAAAAATTTTAG
- the fabG gene encoding 3-oxoacyl-[acyl-carrier-protein] reductase, whose protein sequence is MLKDKIVIVTGGTKGIGKAICTAFAGSGAKVYAFGRNIPEDKSTFTENQEINNLIDFVKVDVSNLESVTTAVGEIAKKEGRIDILVNNAGVTKDNLLIRMSEDDWDFVMDINLKGTFNCIKAVSRTMMGQRYGRIINIGSIVGTIGNPGQANYSASKSGLVGLTKALAKELASRNITVNLLSPGYVATEMTQKLSEEQREYFVNNIPLKRVAQAEEIASVVMFFAGDGANYITGQVLHIDGGLAM, encoded by the coding sequence ATTTTGAAAGATAAAATTGTCATAGTAACAGGCGGCACAAAAGGCATTGGAAAGGCTATCTGTACTGCATTTGCAGGCAGTGGGGCTAAGGTTTATGCCTTTGGAAGAAATATACCTGAAGATAAAAGTACATTTACTGAAAATCAGGAAATCAATAATTTAATTGATTTCGTAAAAGTTGATGTATCAAATCTTGAATCTGTTACTACAGCAGTTGGTGAAATTGCTAAAAAAGAAGGCAGAATTGATATTTTAGTGAATAATGCAGGTGTAACAAAAGATAATCTCCTTATACGAATGTCAGAAGATGACTGGGATTTCGTAATGGATATTAATCTCAAAGGTACTTTTAACTGCATAAAAGCCGTTTCCCGCACAATGATGGGACAGCGTTACGGAAGAATTATCAATATCGGCTCAATAGTAGGCACAATCGGAAATCCCGGTCAAGCCAATTATTCTGCCTCAAAGTCAGGATTAGTAGGACTAACAAAAGCTCTTGCCAAAGAATTGGCATCCAGAAATATTACCGTAAATTTACTGTCTCCCGGATATGTAGCAACTGAAATGACACAAAAATTATCTGAAGAGCAGAGAGAATATTTCGTAAACAATATTCCGCTTAAGCGTGTAGCACAAGCTGAAGAAATTGCTTCAGTGGTAATGTTTTTTGCAGGTGATGGTGCAAATTATATTACCGGACAGGTGCTTCACATAGATGGCGGACTTGCAATGTAA
- a CDS encoding acyl carrier protein, whose translation MSEYRTKVTDIIVKKLGVEKSQITDEASFTKDLGADSLDTVELIMEFEKEFNITIEDADAEKIQTVGMVISYLEERQ comes from the coding sequence ATGTCAGAGTACAGAACTAAAGTAACGGACATTATTGTTAAGAAGCTTGGTGTTGAAAAATCACAAATCACAGATGAAGCTTCATTTACTAAAGATTTAGGTGCAGATTCACTTGATACAGTTGAACTCATCATGGAATTCGAAAAAGAATTCAATATTACGATCGAAGATGCCGATGCTGAAAAAATTCAGACAGTAGGTATGGTTATCAGTTATTTAGAAGAACGTCAATAA
- the fabF gene encoding beta-ketoacyl-ACP synthase II, with protein sequence MPRYNFPKVVVTGLGAVTPIGNNLQEYWNSLLEGKSGGAPITKFDASDFKTQFACEVKNFDPSPHINFKEAQRMDLFTQYALSSATMAVEDAGIDFDTLDKERIGVIIGSGIGGMWTYHHQQQNLYERDGKPDRISPFFVPMLISDIAAGHVAIKWGLKGPNYATVSACATSSHSLADALMILQRGDADMMVVGGSEAVVCPMGVGGFNAMKALSTRNDDPAGASRPFDKERDGFVIGEGAGILILETEEHAIKRGAKIYCEFAGIGLTDDAFHITQPAPGGEGAVRSMKLAIKDAGLEPEDIDYINAHGTSTPFNDRNETAAIKTVFGKHAYNLAVSSTKSMTGHLLGAAGAIEAIAATLAIHHSKIPPTINYSTPDEDCDLNYVPNTSIDKQIRAAVSNTFGFGGHNASLCFKAYEVK encoded by the coding sequence ATGCCGAGATATAATTTCCCTAAGGTTGTTGTAACGGGTTTAGGAGCAGTTACTCCTATAGGCAATAACCTTCAAGAATATTGGAACTCGTTATTGGAAGGAAAAAGCGGTGGTGCTCCAATTACAAAGTTCGATGCTTCTGACTTTAAGACGCAGTTTGCGTGTGAAGTCAAGAATTTCGACCCTTCACCGCATATAAATTTTAAAGAAGCCCAAAGAATGGACTTATTTACTCAGTATGCTCTATCATCAGCAACAATGGCTGTTGAAGATGCCGGAATTGATTTTGATACTCTTGATAAAGAAAGAATCGGAGTTATAATTGGTTCAGGTATCGGTGGTATGTGGACATATCACCATCAACAACAAAATCTTTATGAAAGAGACGGCAAACCTGACAGAATTTCTCCATTTTTTGTTCCTATGCTTATTTCTGATATTGCAGCCGGTCACGTAGCAATTAAATGGGGACTTAAAGGTCCTAATTATGCTACCGTTTCTGCTTGTGCTACTTCATCTCACTCGCTTGCCGATGCACTGATGATTCTTCAACGCGGTGATGCTGATATGATGGTGGTAGGCGGAAGTGAAGCTGTTGTGTGTCCTATGGGTGTAGGTGGATTTAATGCAATGAAAGCTCTTTCCACCCGTAACGATGACCCAGCCGGTGCGAGTCGCCCGTTTGATAAAGAACGCGATGGATTTGTTATCGGTGAAGGTGCGGGAATCCTAATACTTGAAACAGAAGAACATGCTATAAAGCGCGGAGCCAAGATATATTGTGAGTTTGCCGGAATCGGTCTGACCGATGACGCATTCCATATCACTCAGCCGGCTCCAGGTGGAGAAGGTGCTGTTCGCTCAATGAAGCTTGCAATTAAAGACGCAGGGTTGGAACCTGAAGATATTGATTATATCAATGCTCATGGTACTTCAACTCCATTTAATGACAGAAACGAAACTGCTGCTATCAAGACTGTTTTTGGTAAGCATGCCTATAATTTGGCTGTTTCATCTACTAAGTCTATGACAGGTCACTTACTTGGCGCTGCAGGAGCGATTGAAGCTATTGCCGCTACATTAGCAATACATCATTCGAAAATTCCTCCAACTATTAATTATAGCACACCGGATGAAGATTGCGATTTGAACTATGTTCCTAATACGTCAATCGACAAACAAATCCGTGCTGCTGTTAGCAATACATTTGGTTTTGGAGGACATAATGCTTCATTATGCTTTAAAGCTTATGAAGTCAAATAA
- the rnc gene encoding ribonuclease III — translation MKRIFRNIYENLFGKKPLDSQAIKEASKRGFPELGFLGESLKDELEIRLKINIDNTAIFEQALTHRSYLQVLPHGNYNSNERLEFLGDAVLSMIVTDYLFANHINEAEGSLTKLRSMMVNRYALANCAHELELEKFLRVSHGAEKNLKSGSDSMMSDAVEAIIAAVYLDSGYNAATDFVVKVLIPIIIKSNLFEDNNYKSQLLEAVQKDGKKAPTYQVLEETGPPHNKEFRIGVVIDGEIQGTGSGKNKKEAEQKAAMAALENLSSKIQ, via the coding sequence GTGAAACGTATTTTCAGAAATATTTATGAAAACCTGTTTGGAAAAAAGCCTCTTGACAGCCAAGCTATCAAAGAGGCTTCCAAAAGGGGTTTCCCTGAACTTGGGTTTCTGGGAGAATCTTTAAAAGACGAGCTTGAAATAAGGCTTAAAATTAATATTGATAATACTGCTATATTCGAACAGGCTTTGACTCATCGCTCTTACTTGCAAGTGCTTCCTCATGGAAACTACAATTCAAATGAGAGGCTCGAGTTCCTTGGGGATGCTGTTCTTAGCATGATTGTTACAGATTATCTTTTTGCCAATCACATCAATGAAGCCGAAGGCTCGCTTACGAAACTTCGCTCTATGATGGTCAACAGATATGCTTTAGCAAATTGTGCTCATGAGCTCGAACTTGAGAAATTTTTAAGAGTCAGCCACGGAGCTGAAAAAAATCTTAAAAGTGGCAGTGATTCAATGATGAGTGATGCCGTAGAGGCTATTATAGCTGCTGTATATTTAGATTCAGGATATAATGCCGCTACTGATTTTGTAGTGAAAGTTTTGATACCGATTATTATAAAATCAAATTTATTTGAGGATAATAATTATAAAAGCCAATTACTTGAGGCAGTGCAGAAAGATGGAAAAAAAGCACCAACTTATCAGGTATTGGAAGAAACTGGACCACCGCACAACAAGGAATTTCGTATAGGTGTTGTTATTGATGGCGAAATTCAAGGTACCGGCAGTGGAAAAAATAAAAAAGAAGCTGAACAAAAAGCTGCTATGGCGGCTTTAGAAAATTTGTCAAGTAAAATTCAATAA
- the gcvPB gene encoding aminomethyl-transferring glycine dehydrogenase subunit GcvPB, translating to MEKLIFEKSGKGRVGYSLPKLSIEIKDLKSLLPEKFIRKNDAELPEVSENEIARHFQRLSHLNYNIEKGLYPLGSCTMKYNPKVNEVTSSYSGFADLHPLSNEDMAQGALAVMYDLGEALKEVTALQGVTLQPAAGSQGELAGILMFRAYHNAHGNTKRNKILIPNAAHGTNPASAAIAGFQIVELKSNEQGRVDIEDLKSKLGDDTAGFMLTNPNTVGIFEKEILLINELVKDAGGLSYMDGANLNALLGIARPGDMGFDCVHINLHKTFSTPHGGGGPGSGPVCVSQRLVPYLPVPQIEKDGERFIMNFDKPESIGKMHSFWGNFGMYTRALTYIRMHGAEGLREVSENAILNANYIRALIKDNYKMPYNENGMHEFVISADYQKELGVNAKDIAKRLLDYGFHAPTIYFPLIVHECMLIEPTETEAIENLERFADVMNQIAEEARTNPELVTSAPLTTPIRRVDDALAARKLNIRWTQE from the coding sequence ATGGAAAAGTTGATTTTTGAAAAAAGCGGTAAAGGAAGAGTTGGATATTCATTGCCGAAATTATCCATCGAAATTAAGGATTTGAAATCCTTATTACCCGAAAAATTTATTAGAAAAAATGACGCTGAACTTCCGGAAGTTAGCGAAAATGAGATTGCCAGGCATTTTCAACGTCTTTCTCACTTGAATTATAATATCGAAAAAGGGTTATATCCTCTTGGTTCATGCACAATGAAATATAATCCAAAAGTTAATGAAGTAACATCTTCTTATAGTGGCTTTGCTGACCTTCATCCATTATCTAACGAAGATATGGCTCAGGGTGCATTAGCTGTGATGTATGATTTGGGCGAAGCACTTAAAGAAGTTACTGCTCTGCAGGGTGTTACTCTCCAACCTGCAGCCGGCTCGCAAGGTGAGCTTGCAGGTATTTTAATGTTCAGGGCTTATCATAATGCTCATGGCAATACTAAAAGGAACAAAATTCTTATTCCGAATGCCGCGCACGGCACTAATCCGGCATCAGCAGCTATTGCAGGATTTCAGATTGTAGAGCTCAAATCAAATGAACAAGGCAGAGTAGATATTGAAGACCTTAAGTCAAAATTGGGTGATGATACTGCAGGATTTATGCTTACAAATCCAAACACAGTTGGAATTTTTGAAAAGGAAATTTTGCTTATAAATGAACTTGTTAAAGATGCAGGTGGTCTCAGCTACATGGATGGGGCTAATCTTAACGCTCTTCTCGGTATAGCCAGACCCGGAGATATGGGATTCGACTGCGTTCATATCAATTTGCACAAAACATTCTCAACTCCTCACGGTGGTGGCGGTCCCGGCTCAGGTCCGGTTTGCGTAAGCCAAAGACTTGTTCCTTATCTGCCTGTACCACAGATTGAAAAAGATGGCGAAAGATTCATAATGAATTTTGATAAGCCTGAATCAATTGGCAAGATGCACTCTTTCTGGGGCAACTTCGGTATGTATACACGTGCTTTGACTTACATCAGAATGCATGGAGCCGAAGGACTTAGAGAGGTAAGTGAAAATGCAATTCTGAATGCAAATTATATAAGAGCGCTTATTAAAGATAATTACAAGATGCCTTATAATGAAAACGGTATGCACGAATTTGTTATTAGTGCTGACTATCAAAAAGAATTAGGCGTCAATGCTAAGGATATAGCTAAGCGTTTGCTTGACTATGGATTCCATGCTCCGACAATTTATTTCCCGCTTATTGTTCATGAATGTATGCTCATTGAACCTACTGAAACTGAAGCTATCGAAAATCTTGAACGTTTTGCTGATGTTATGAATCAAATTGCGGAAGAAGCCCGTACAAATCCTGAGCTTGTTACTTCAGCACCTCTGACTACTCCAATCAGAAGGGTTGATGATGCTTTAGCAGCAAGAAAATTGAATATTCGCTGGACTCAAGAATAA
- a CDS encoding glycosyltransferase family 4 protein — MKDKLNILILNWQDIKNPLGGGAEVHLHEIFSRIAKMGHYVKLISCESVGLPENEIIDEIDVTRKGSRSLFNYYVPGLVKDALKAKDFDIIIDDINKIPFYTPIYIKSKPLLAISHHFFGKSIYREANIIAGSYVYFSEFVVNFIYKHTPFSVVSQSTLDEFTQRGFDTSRFSIVTNAITQENFPMKVCEKSKSPTVTYFGRLKKYKSVDHLFSAFAILKENMPDAKLEIIGRGDFRPYLEKLSDTLGIADSVIFHGFVSEDDKSKILSRSHIIVNTSMKEGWGITNIEANACGTPVISADVPGLRDSVSVGKSGLLYEYGNIKELAAKMTNVLQNKRLFEELCNGAVRWAETFSWDKSAGEMLEVIYNTINQYNSKENQGK, encoded by the coding sequence ATGAAAGATAAATTAAATATATTGATTTTGAACTGGCAGGATATTAAAAATCCTCTTGGTGGCGGTGCTGAAGTGCATCTTCATGAGATTTTCAGCCGAATAGCGAAAATGGGGCACTACGTAAAACTCATTTCCTGTGAGTCAGTCGGATTACCTGAAAATGAGATTATTGACGAAATAGATGTAACAAGGAAAGGTAGCCGCTCACTTTTTAATTATTATGTGCCAGGACTTGTGAAGGATGCTTTGAAAGCTAAAGATTTCGATATTATTATTGATGATATAAACAAAATTCCTTTTTATACACCAATTTATATAAAATCAAAACCCCTACTTGCAATCAGTCATCACTTTTTTGGAAAAAGTATATATCGTGAGGCAAATATTATAGCCGGAAGCTATGTCTATTTTTCTGAATTTGTAGTAAATTTTATTTACAAACATACTCCATTTTCAGTTGTTTCCCAAAGCACACTCGACGAGTTTACTCAGAGAGGATTCGATACAAGCCGTTTTAGCATAGTAACCAATGCAATTACTCAGGAAAATTTTCCGATGAAAGTATGTGAAAAATCAAAATCACCTACTGTTACATACTTCGGAAGACTAAAAAAATATAAATCAGTTGACCATTTATTCAGTGCATTTGCAATTTTAAAAGAAAATATGCCTGACGCTAAACTTGAAATAATTGGAAGAGGCGACTTCAGACCATATTTGGAGAAGCTTTCTGATACTCTTGGTATAGCTGACTCAGTAATATTCCATGGATTTGTTTCAGAGGATGACAAAAGTAAAATTTTATCCCGATCACATATTATTGTAAATACATCAATGAAAGAAGGTTGGGGTATTACAAATATTGAAGCCAACGCCTGTGGAACGCCTGTGATATCAGCCGATGTGCCCGGATTGAGGGATTCAGTCAGTGTCGGAAAATCCGGTTTGCTTTATGAATACGGAAATATTAAGGAGTTAGCCGCTAAAATGACTAATGTGTTACAGAACAAAAGATTATTTGAAGAATTGTGTAACGGAGCTGTCAGATGGGCTGAAACCTTCAGCTGGGATAAATCAGCCGGCGAAATGCTTGAGGTAATTTACAATACTATCAATCAATATAATTCCAAAGAAAATCAGGGAAAATAA
- the mutL gene encoding DNA mismatch repair endonuclease MutL produces the protein MSEITENIIKLLPDFIANQIAAGEVVQKPESVVKELIENSLDAGADTIILSVKNAGKSLIHVIDNGNGMSEKDLRLSVKRHATSKVFSSEDLEEIKTYGFRGEALASVCSVANVEIRTKRHDDKHGWRLIAEPMKDELIEEFNCDKGTQIFVRNLFYNVPARRKFLKSNLTEFRYISDTMIKIAIARPEVRFTFYDDDTLIFDVRKSDLKQRIIELLGQSVKTSLIPVEYQNDFIKINGFVGEPHLARQSRSGQFFFLNGRSILSNSLAHAVYSCYEELLDKNQKPLFILNIGIDYSKVDVNVHPQKHEVKFDDERFVYNSIKSAILGALSSYSMIPEINIDIQNAANPFTTVHSGKDKIVVNKMTGEIINNFNYDNSNQNFSGTGDISRFKPNRSAFDDIFGKTSDYSNDLLIPADIESHNYKYIGSRFIVIEINDYLVIMDQSGLQQRILYDRALSQKISGNSSVQDILFPIDIEISEGQKQILTKAISEIESIGFRYEISGNEVVFSGIPNTIRQGKEEESLRKFLNELSTIEIDLIGDLFDKICTFYSEAVSVKNGSDLMEVEIRDLMKSLKNYKIPIFSPRGKKSVIKLTSQEFYNKLFFSS, from the coding sequence ATGAGCGAAATAACAGAAAATATTATCAAATTACTTCCTGACTTTATTGCTAATCAAATAGCGGCGGGTGAAGTTGTTCAGAAACCGGAATCAGTAGTAAAGGAGTTAATTGAAAATTCTCTAGATGCCGGAGCTGATACGATTATACTTTCAGTTAAAAATGCAGGAAAGAGTCTCATCCACGTAATAGATAACGGCAATGGAATGTCAGAGAAAGATTTAAGGTTATCTGTGAAACGGCACGCCACAAGCAAAGTATTCTCGTCTGAAGACTTGGAAGAAATAAAAACTTATGGATTTCGCGGAGAGGCGTTAGCATCGGTATGCTCAGTTGCAAATGTTGAGATAAGAACCAAGCGACATGATGATAAGCACGGATGGAGATTGATCGCTGAGCCTATGAAAGATGAGTTGATTGAAGAGTTCAACTGCGATAAGGGAACTCAGATTTTTGTGAGAAATTTATTTTATAATGTTCCTGCAAGACGTAAATTTCTCAAATCGAACCTGACTGAATTCAGATATATTTCTGATACAATGATTAAAATTGCAATCGCAAGACCTGAGGTAAGATTTACATTTTATGATGATGATACTTTAATTTTCGATGTAAGGAAATCAGACCTGAAGCAAAGGATTATCGAGTTATTAGGGCAAAGTGTAAAGACATCACTTATTCCGGTAGAATATCAGAATGATTTTATAAAAATCAATGGTTTCGTTGGTGAGCCACATCTAGCCAGACAGAGCCGTTCCGGACAGTTTTTCTTTCTGAATGGCAGGTCAATTTTAAGCAATTCTCTGGCTCATGCAGTTTATTCATGTTATGAGGAACTGCTTGACAAGAACCAGAAGCCATTATTTATACTTAATATTGGAATTGATTATTCTAAAGTTGATGTGAATGTCCATCCGCAGAAGCATGAAGTTAAATTTGATGATGAAAGATTTGTTTATAATTCGATTAAATCAGCTATTCTTGGAGCTTTGAGCTCATATAGTATGATTCCTGAGATAAATATAGATATTCAGAATGCCGCAAATCCATTTACAACTGTTCATTCAGGAAAAGATAAAATTGTTGTAAATAAAATGACCGGTGAAATAATCAATAACTTTAACTATGACAATTCGAATCAGAATTTTTCTGGAACAGGAGATATTTCAAGGTTCAAGCCAAATCGCAGTGCATTTGATGATATTTTTGGCAAAACATCTGATTATTCGAATGATTTGCTTATTCCTGCAGACATAGAAAGTCATAATTATAAGTATATCGGAAGCAGATTTATAGTCATTGAAATAAACGACTATTTAGTAATTATGGATCAATCAGGATTGCAACAAAGAATACTTTATGACAGAGCTTTAAGTCAAAAGATATCCGGAAATTCATCTGTTCAGGATATACTTTTTCCTATTGATATTGAGATATCTGAAGGTCAAAAACAAATTCTTACAAAAGCTATATCTGAGATTGAATCTATCGGTTTCAGATATGAAATATCAGGCAATGAAGTTGTTTTTTCAGGAATTCCAAATACAATCAGGCAAGGAAAGGAAGAAGAATCTCTGCGGAAATTTCTAAATGAATTGTCAACAATCGAAATTGATTTAATCGGCGATTTATTCGACAAAATTTGCACATTTTATTCAGAGGCTGTATCTGTCAAAAATGGCTCTGACTTAATGGAAGTAGAAATAAGAGATTTGATGAAATCTTTGAAAAACTATAAAATTCCAATATTTTCTCCAAGAGGAAAAAAATCTGTAATCAAACTGACATCACAGGAATTTTACAATAAATTATTTTTCAGCTCATAA
- a CDS encoding methyltransferase domain-containing protein yields the protein MSRKIRWEKAQNYEKNWWNKKKAAIDLSYLKKFADELRQQVAPFVDQSKSLKILEIGSGPAGILTHLNADLRCAVDPLEDFYSSVSEYADYRDKNVNYYKAMGEELPFDDSVFNLIIVDNVLDHCQSPYKVISEINRVAEIGAIIYFKQNTYHLIGKILRNILEKFEIDKGHPYNFTESDILKIFCQKDYEILNRKGRGHIKQLFVELKMRNLKALIRIFTLMTRNKITLILKKK from the coding sequence ATGAGCCGGAAAATCAGATGGGAAAAAGCTCAAAACTATGAGAAAAATTGGTGGAATAAGAAAAAAGCAGCCATAGATTTAAGCTATTTAAAAAAATTTGCTGATGAACTCAGGCAACAGGTCGCTCCATTTGTAGATCAAAGTAAGTCACTGAAAATACTTGAAATCGGAAGTGGACCGGCAGGAATTCTTACACATCTCAATGCTGATTTGAGATGTGCTGTTGACCCGCTTGAAGATTTCTACTCATCTGTCAGTGAATATGCTGATTATCGAGATAAAAATGTGAATTATTACAAAGCTATGGGTGAAGAACTGCCTTTTGATGATTCGGTATTCAATTTAATTATTGTTGATAATGTGCTCGACCACTGTCAAAGCCCTTATAAAGTTATTAGTGAAATCAACAGAGTAGCAGAAATTGGTGCCATAATTTATTTCAAGCAGAATACTTATCATTTAATCGGAAAAATCCTTAGAAATATACTCGAAAAATTCGAAATTGATAAAGGACATCCTTATAATTTTACTGAAAGTGATATTTTAAAAATTTTCTGCCAGAAAGATTATGAAATTCTCAATAGAAAGGGGAGAGGACATATTAAACAACTTTTTGTAGAGCTGAAAATGAGAAATTTGAAAGCACTAATCAGAATTTTTACATTGATGACACGCAATAAAATAACATTAATTCTCAAAAAAAAATAA